A DNA window from Bradyrhizobium sp. CCBAU 53421 contains the following coding sequences:
- a CDS encoding class I SAM-dependent methyltransferase, which yields MNRSILRAAACAALMSATLLAVPSVRAEDAAGPDYAAIVAAPDRSDADRQVDLRRQPAKMLAFAGVKPGMSILDMAASAGYSTELLARTVAPSGKVYAQDSATVLERFVKDKFDTRAKSPAMKNVVHVVRDYDDPIPPEVSNLDMITFFFFYHDISYLPVDRAAMNKKMFAALKPGGYLIIADHSAKAGDGTSVAKTLHRIEESTLKQEIEAAGFKLVAEGDFLHHAEDPKDIPVFKAPVPIDEFVLKYQKP from the coding sequence ATGAACAGATCGATCCTTCGCGCGGCCGCCTGCGCCGCGCTTATGTCCGCCACGCTGCTCGCGGTGCCTTCCGTCCGCGCCGAGGACGCCGCCGGTCCCGACTATGCGGCGATCGTCGCCGCGCCCGATCGCAGCGATGCGGATCGCCAGGTCGACCTACGCCGCCAGCCGGCCAAGATGCTGGCCTTTGCCGGCGTCAAGCCGGGCATGAGCATCCTCGACATGGCCGCGAGCGCCGGCTACAGCACCGAGCTGTTGGCGCGCACCGTCGCCCCGTCGGGCAAGGTCTACGCGCAGGACTCGGCCACCGTGCTCGAGCGCTTCGTCAAGGACAAGTTCGACACCCGCGCCAAGTCGCCGGCGATGAAGAACGTCGTCCATGTCGTGCGCGACTACGACGATCCGATCCCGCCCGAGGTCAGCAACCTCGACATGATCACCTTCTTCTTTTTCTATCACGACATCAGCTATCTGCCGGTCGACCGCGCCGCGATGAACAAGAAGATGTTCGCCGCGCTGAAGCCGGGCGGCTACCTGATCATCGCGGACCACTCGGCCAAGGCGGGCGACGGCACCAGCGTCGCCAAAACGCTGCACCGGATCGAGGAGAGCACCCTGAAACAGGAGATCGAGGCGGCCGGCTTCAAGCTGGTGGCCGAGGGCGATTTCCTGCATCATGCGGAGGACCCGAAGGACATTCCCGTCTTCAAGGCGCCGGTGCCGATCGACGAGTTCGTCCTGAAATACCAGAAGCCTTGA
- a CDS encoding MFS transporter, with product MMTQPTSKGMSTRTPKGAWQITFLLFLFMVVNFADKIVVGLAGVPIKKDLGLTPEQFGTLGSSFFYLFSISAIVIGFVANRASTRWILLILALIWAVTQFPMVGPVDFTTLMVCRIILGAGEGPAAAVAIHAIYKWFPDEKRTLPTAILSQGSAFGVILTMPALGWVINTYSWHLAFGVLGVVSLLWAVAWFAFGKEGPLASTAAVVADEQRISYWRLLTSRTFIGCVAATFGAYWALSLGLTWFTSFIIEGLGFTQKEANFISILPWVFGAVVVILTGWISQLMLARGFTTRGARGVLGSAPLIVGGCILATLPHVAPGALMIALLVVGSGLCGSIYVVCPAMLGEFTPVSQRGAVIAIYGALYTLSGILAPQVMGNVIQHAGAMMEGYMTGFTINAAIMVGSGLLGLLLLWPNTERARLTGTSQPAGTIKGAMSPT from the coding sequence ATGATGACGCAGCCGACGTCCAAGGGGATGTCAACGAGGACGCCCAAAGGCGCCTGGCAGATCACCTTCCTTCTATTCCTGTTCATGGTGGTGAACTTTGCCGACAAGATCGTGGTCGGGCTGGCCGGCGTGCCGATCAAGAAGGATCTGGGCCTCACTCCGGAGCAGTTCGGCACCCTCGGATCGTCGTTCTTCTATCTGTTCTCGATCTCGGCGATCGTGATCGGCTTCGTCGCCAATCGCGCGTCGACGCGTTGGATATTGCTGATCCTGGCGCTGATCTGGGCGGTGACGCAGTTTCCGATGGTCGGCCCTGTCGACTTCACGACGCTGATGGTCTGTCGCATCATCCTCGGTGCCGGCGAAGGACCGGCGGCGGCGGTTGCCATTCATGCGATCTACAAATGGTTCCCGGACGAGAAGCGCACGCTGCCGACCGCGATCTTGTCGCAAGGATCGGCATTTGGCGTGATCCTGACGATGCCCGCGCTGGGCTGGGTCATCAACACCTACAGCTGGCATCTTGCCTTCGGTGTGCTCGGTGTCGTCAGCCTGCTCTGGGCCGTCGCCTGGTTTGCGTTCGGCAAGGAAGGGCCACTGGCGTCGACGGCGGCTGTTGTCGCCGATGAGCAACGGATTTCCTACTGGAGGCTTTTGACGTCGCGCACCTTCATCGGCTGCGTTGCCGCGACCTTCGGCGCCTATTGGGCGTTGTCGCTCGGACTGACCTGGTTCACATCCTTCATCATCGAGGGCTTGGGCTTTACGCAGAAGGAGGCCAATTTCATCTCGATCCTGCCCTGGGTCTTTGGCGCGGTTGTCGTGATCCTGACCGGTTGGATTTCGCAGCTGATGCTGGCGCGCGGTTTCACCACGCGCGGCGCGCGCGGCGTGCTCGGGTCGGCGCCGCTCATCGTTGGCGGCTGCATTCTGGCGACGCTGCCCCATGTTGCGCCCGGCGCGCTGATGATCGCGCTGCTGGTGGTCGGCTCTGGCCTGTGCGGCTCGATCTATGTGGTTTGCCCGGCGATGCTCGGCGAGTTCACGCCGGTGTCGCAGCGTGGTGCGGTGATCGCGATCTACGGCGCGCTGTACACGCTGTCGGGCATTTTGGCGCCGCAGGTGATGGGCAACGTGATTCAGCATGCCGGGGCAATGATGGAGGGCTACATGACGGGCTTCACCATCAACGCTGCGATCATGGTCGGCTCCGGCCTGCTCGGATTGCTGCTGCTGTGGCCGAACACCGAGCGTGCGCGGTTGACCGGCACGTCGCAGCCCGCCGGCACGATCAAGGGCGCGATGTCGCCGACGTAA
- a CDS encoding amidohydrolase family protein, translating into MTSTPDLVIRGGSIADGKGGDLYEADVAITGGKITEVGKVTAKGKEEIDARGKLVAPGFVDVHTHYDGQVTWSQDITPSSQNGVTTAIMGNCGVGFAPCRPSDHNRLIQLMEGVEDIPEPVLSAGIPWAWESFPDYMEWLSKRSFDMDIGAQLPHAALRVYVMGERGARRDPATPEDNKAMAALAGDAVRSGALGFSTSRTLNHRTSTGDYTPTLKAGEDELTAIAGAMHGVGRSVLQFVLDQSTVHEDLPMMLRVAENTKCPISFSVAQADKAPRRWRQTMDTINEAAARGLSITTQIAARPVGLLLGLELSRNPFQTHPSYREIARLPLAERLTHLRRPEVRAAILSESATATDDPLFFRPNYDKMYLLGNPPDYEQPPENALGPQARRQGRQPEELAYDAMLTDEGRGMLYVPFLNYADGNLDAVHEMLREPSAVPGLSDGGAHCGIICDASFPTYLLTHWTRDRSRGDKLSIPFVIAAQSRKTALSVGLTDRGVLAPGFKADVNVIDYDRLHLHPPKVHYDLPVGGRRLLQQVDGYDATIVSGVVTQRAGKATGARPGRLVRGAQGMN; encoded by the coding sequence ATGACCTCGACCCCAGACCTCGTGATCCGCGGCGGCAGCATCGCCGACGGCAAGGGCGGCGACCTCTATGAAGCCGATGTCGCGATCACCGGCGGCAAGATCACCGAGGTCGGCAAGGTCACGGCAAAGGGCAAGGAAGAGATCGACGCCCGCGGCAAGCTCGTCGCGCCCGGCTTCGTCGACGTCCACACCCATTACGATGGCCAGGTGACCTGGAGCCAGGACATCACGCCGTCGTCGCAGAACGGCGTCACCACGGCGATCATGGGCAATTGCGGCGTCGGCTTCGCGCCGTGCCGGCCGAGCGACCACAATAGGCTGATCCAGCTGATGGAAGGCGTCGAGGACATTCCGGAGCCGGTGCTCTCCGCCGGCATTCCCTGGGCGTGGGAGAGTTTCCCGGACTACATGGAGTGGCTGTCGAAGCGCAGCTTCGATATGGATATCGGCGCGCAGCTGCCGCACGCGGCGCTGCGGGTCTATGTGATGGGCGAGCGCGGCGCGCGCCGCGATCCCGCAACACCCGAGGACAACAAGGCGATGGCGGCGCTCGCAGGCGATGCGGTCCGATCCGGCGCGCTGGGCTTCTCGACCTCGCGCACGCTCAATCACCGCACCTCGACCGGCGACTACACGCCGACGCTGAAAGCGGGCGAAGATGAATTGACCGCGATCGCCGGCGCGATGCACGGCGTCGGCCGCAGCGTGCTGCAATTCGTGCTCGACCAGAGCACCGTGCACGAAGACCTGCCGATGATGCTGCGGGTCGCCGAGAACACCAAATGCCCGATCTCGTTCTCCGTCGCCCAGGCCGACAAGGCGCCGCGGCGCTGGCGGCAGACCATGGACACCATCAATGAAGCCGCAGCCCGCGGCCTGTCGATCACGACCCAGATCGCGGCGCGGCCGGTCGGGCTGCTGCTCGGACTGGAATTGTCGCGCAACCCGTTCCAGACCCATCCGAGCTATCGCGAGATCGCGAGGCTGCCGCTGGCGGAGCGGCTGACGCACCTGCGCCGGCCCGAGGTGCGCGCCGCGATTCTGAGCGAGAGCGCCACGGCGACCGACGATCCGCTGTTCTTCCGGCCGAACTACGACAAGATGTATCTGCTGGGTAATCCGCCGGACTACGAGCAGCCGCCGGAGAACGCGCTCGGCCCGCAGGCCCGCCGCCAGGGCCGGCAACCGGAAGAGCTCGCCTATGACGCGATGCTGACCGACGAGGGCCGCGGCATGCTCTACGTGCCGTTCCTGAATTATGCCGATGGCAATCTCGATGCCGTGCATGAGATGCTGCGCGAACCCAGCGCCGTGCCCGGCCTGTCCGACGGTGGCGCGCATTGCGGCATCATCTGCGACGCCAGCTTCCCGACCTATCTCTTGACGCACTGGACGCGCGACCGCAGCCGCGGCGACAAGCTGTCGATCCCGTTCGTGATCGCGGCGCAGTCGCGCAAGACCGCGCTGTCGGTCGGGCTCACTGATCGCGGCGTGCTCGCGCCGGGCTTCAAAGCCGACGTCAATGTGATCGATTACGACCGGCTGCATCTGCATCCGCCGAAGGTGCATTACGACCTTCCGGTCGGCGGTCGCCGCCTGCTGCAGCAGGTCGACGGCTACGACGCAACCATCGTCTCGGGCGTCGTCACGCAGCGCGCGGGCAAGGCCACCGGCGCACGGCCGGGCAGGCTGGTCCGCGGCGCGCAGGGAATGAACTGA
- a CDS encoding chloride channel protein codes for MSVISSKSTAPAETSATAGAKTSNTIGDKAGHLLSDFTTDPRVVVISAIAVFVSAAGVLAGAGLLELIKLATNIAYFGKFSFADLKLQDSPLGLWTVLVPVAGSLIIGLMARFGSDKIRGHGIPEAIEAILLGRSRLDPKVAILKPLSSAVSIGTGGPFGAEGPIIMTGGAIGSLIAQMLPVTDNERKTLLVAGAAAGMTTVFGTPIAAIMLAVELLLFEWTPRSFIPVTVAAVVAAVGRTFLHMQAPLFPFTGSVDISVLQLGAWMLIGILSGLLSGVLTQLVYGFEDLFLKLPIHWMWWPLIGGLVVGLGGLIEPQALGVGYDNLASMLQGDVVLKAALLLLVVKAVIWSVALGSGTSGGVLAPLLIMGGAMGTALSGYLPEASPGFWALLAMAATMGGTMRSPLTATFFAVELTGNTHVLLPLIAACGTAHGVTVLLMRRSILTEKVARRGHHLVREYRVDPFALTRVRDVMTKAVETVADTMTLHGAAAFLTNPKTGHPSFPVVDANHHVLGVIDPPSVLRWRRAGTHRTATLKQLLTGSKITVAYPDEYLDRLADRLMQVNVSHLPVISREDQRLVGYIGWKDLMRVRAKLQAEETQKTAFFGAR; via the coding sequence ATGAGCGTCATTTCCAGCAAATCGACCGCCCCCGCCGAAACAAGTGCCACAGCCGGCGCCAAGACCAGCAATACGATCGGCGACAAGGCCGGCCATCTTCTGAGCGACTTCACCACCGATCCGCGTGTCGTGGTGATCTCGGCGATCGCCGTGTTCGTCTCCGCCGCCGGCGTGCTGGCCGGTGCGGGACTGCTGGAATTGATCAAACTCGCCACCAACATCGCCTATTTCGGCAAGTTCAGCTTCGCCGACCTGAAATTGCAGGATTCCCCGCTTGGCCTCTGGACCGTGCTGGTGCCGGTCGCGGGCTCGCTGATCATCGGCCTGATGGCGCGCTTCGGCAGCGATAAGATCCGCGGGCACGGCATTCCGGAAGCGATCGAGGCGATCCTGCTCGGCCGTTCCCGGCTCGATCCCAAGGTGGCGATCCTCAAGCCGTTGTCGTCAGCAGTGTCGATCGGCACCGGCGGCCCGTTCGGTGCCGAAGGCCCGATCATCATGACCGGCGGCGCGATCGGCTCGTTGATTGCCCAGATGCTTCCGGTGACGGACAACGAGCGCAAGACCCTGCTGGTGGCCGGCGCCGCCGCCGGCATGACCACGGTGTTCGGAACGCCGATCGCGGCGATCATGCTCGCGGTCGAACTGTTGCTGTTCGAATGGACGCCGCGCAGCTTCATTCCCGTCACTGTCGCAGCCGTAGTGGCGGCGGTCGGGCGCACCTTCCTGCACATGCAGGCGCCGCTGTTTCCGTTCACCGGCAGCGTCGACATTTCGGTGCTGCAACTCGGCGCCTGGATGCTGATCGGAATCCTGTCCGGGCTGCTGTCGGGCGTTCTCACCCAGCTGGTCTATGGGTTTGAGGACCTGTTCCTGAAGCTGCCGATCCACTGGATGTGGTGGCCGCTGATCGGCGGCCTGGTCGTCGGCCTCGGCGGGCTGATCGAGCCGCAGGCGCTCGGCGTCGGCTATGACAACCTCGCGTCGATGCTGCAAGGCGACGTGGTGTTGAAGGCCGCGCTGCTGCTGCTCGTGGTGAAGGCCGTGATCTGGTCGGTCGCGCTCGGCTCCGGCACGTCGGGCGGCGTGCTGGCGCCGCTGCTGATCATGGGCGGCGCGATGGGAACGGCGCTGAGCGGCTATCTACCTGAAGCGAGCCCCGGCTTCTGGGCGCTGCTGGCGATGGCGGCGACGATGGGCGGCACGATGCGCTCGCCTTTGACCGCAACCTTCTTCGCGGTCGAGCTCACCGGCAACACCCATGTCCTGCTGCCGCTGATCGCGGCCTGCGGCACCGCGCATGGCGTCACGGTGCTTTTGATGCGGCGCTCGATCCTGACCGAGAAGGTGGCGCGGCGCGGCCACCATCTGGTGCGCGAGTACCGGGTCGATCCCTTCGCCCTGACGCGCGTGCGCGACGTGATGACCAAGGCGGTCGAGACCGTCGCGGACACCATGACGCTGCACGGCGCGGCAGCCTTCCTGACCAACCCGAAGACCGGTCACCCGAGCTTCCCGGTCGTCGACGCCAACCATCACGTGCTCGGGGTGATCGATCCGCCGTCGGTGCTGCGCTGGCGCCGCGCCGGCACGCACCGTACCGCGACGCTCAAGCAGTTGCTGACCGGGAGCAAGATCACCGTCGCTTATCCCGATGAATATCTCGACCGGCTCGCCGATCGCCTGATGCAGGTCAACGTCTCGCACCTGCCTGTGATCTCGCGCGAGGACCAGCGCCTCGTCGGCTATATCGGCTGGAAGGACCTGATGCGCGTGCGCGCCAAGCTGCAGGCCGAGGAGACCCAGAAGACGGCGTTCTTCGGCGCGCGGTAG
- a CDS encoding CYTH and CHAD domain-containing protein, producing MTDAGTAIAMRHGDQAEIELKLLAPQGSLEKLREAPCIVQYARNRGAFHRLETVYYDTPERLLFQHGMSLRVRRSGKNFIQTLKLAPNGAQPLSRRQWEVPVEGIAPDLARLPADEVGDPVAALSNDTLVPVFATKVRRHARQLDLPDASIEVAFDEGTIEADARQEVLSEIELELKSGNAGVLFDLGTQLLDAAPLQIGTRSKAERGYALAFDVAPSAAKAELSGITAELVVDDVIALLVGSCWHHLLKNHAVAEQGSDPEGVHQMRVALRRLRTICALFRRDIPSPAFLAINGEAKWLMRQLGRARDWDVFAGTTITRLVSAVPDIDLDGLRKAVEQRQKSSYGTLQSVLADPRCSRFLLSLGHLVERRGWRNEIDSEALAVLSQPIPVLADRILQRLHRKTLKRGAGFRRLDIHAQHNLRINLKKLRYAAEFFLPLYAAHAPAKRYVKRLAGLQNSLGRVCDIGSTRVLLHTIAQDDQPALHLGIGAMAGWLARDQIAVTKALRKSWRRFKMTPAFWGR from the coding sequence GTGACCGATGCGGGCACTGCCATTGCCATGAGGCATGGCGATCAGGCGGAAATCGAACTCAAGCTGCTTGCGCCGCAAGGAAGCCTCGAGAAGCTGCGCGAGGCACCCTGCATCGTGCAGTATGCGCGCAATCGCGGCGCATTTCACCGGCTGGAAACGGTGTACTACGACACGCCGGAGCGACTGCTGTTTCAGCATGGCATGTCACTGCGCGTGCGACGTAGCGGCAAGAACTTCATCCAGACGCTGAAGCTGGCACCCAATGGTGCGCAGCCTCTGTCGCGTCGCCAATGGGAGGTGCCGGTTGAAGGCATCGCCCCTGATCTGGCGCGACTGCCCGCCGACGAGGTCGGCGATCCCGTGGCGGCGCTGAGCAACGATACGCTGGTGCCGGTCTTTGCGACAAAGGTGCGCCGGCACGCGCGGCAGCTCGACCTGCCCGATGCGTCGATCGAAGTCGCATTCGACGAGGGGACGATCGAGGCCGATGCGCGCCAGGAGGTGCTGTCGGAGATCGAGCTTGAACTGAAGAGCGGCAATGCCGGCGTCCTGTTCGATCTCGGAACGCAGTTGCTCGACGCCGCGCCGCTGCAGATCGGCACGCGCAGCAAGGCGGAACGCGGCTATGCGCTCGCGTTCGATGTCGCGCCGTCGGCCGCGAAGGCCGAATTGTCGGGCATCACCGCGGAGCTCGTGGTCGACGACGTCATCGCATTGTTGGTGGGTTCCTGCTGGCATCATCTTTTGAAAAATCACGCGGTGGCCGAGCAGGGATCGGACCCCGAAGGCGTGCACCAGATGCGCGTGGCGTTGCGGCGCTTGCGGACGATCTGTGCGCTGTTCCGGCGCGACATTCCATCGCCGGCATTTCTGGCGATCAATGGCGAAGCAAAATGGCTGATGCGGCAACTCGGCCGGGCCCGCGACTGGGACGTCTTCGCCGGAACGACGATCACCCGCCTGGTCAGCGCGGTTCCGGATATCGACCTGGACGGCCTCCGCAAGGCGGTCGAGCAGCGGCAGAAGTCGAGCTACGGGACTTTGCAAAGCGTTCTGGCTGATCCCCGATGCAGCCGCTTCCTGCTTTCGCTGGGGCATTTGGTGGAACGCCGCGGCTGGCGCAACGAGATCGACAGCGAAGCGCTGGCCGTCCTGTCGCAACCGATACCGGTGCTAGCCGACAGGATATTGCAACGATTGCATCGCAAGACTTTGAAGCGGGGTGCGGGATTCCGGCGGCTCGATATCCACGCACAGCACAATCTGAGGATCAACCTCAAGAAGTTGCGCTATGCGGCGGAGTTCTTCCTGCCGCTTTATGCCGCCCACGCGCCGGCGAAACGCTACGTGAAGCGGCTCGCCGGGCTACAGAACAGCCTCGGGCGGGTGTGCGACATCGGCAGTACGCGCGTGCTGCTCCACACCATCGCGCAGGACGATCAGCCTGCGCTTCATCTCGGCATCGGCGCGATGGCCGGCTGGCTGGCCCGCGATCAGATCGCGGTGACGAAAGCGCTGCGCAAGAGCTGGCGACGATTCAAGATGACACCCGCATTCTGGGGCCGGTAA
- a CDS encoding MFS transporter, translating into MVDILAAPQQAKADSALRTLTGISVAHWVSHFHIFVLPMLFPFLKQQLGVGYVELGFALTVFAVVSGLTQAPIGYLADHIGARKILLIGLTVGGCALIGLGLHLSYTSLIVCAVLLGLANSVYHPADYAILSAHMDEARMGRAFSIHTFAGFLGGAVAPAIMAALVASIGGLGALVVAGAVGPLVALFLIVLGIPDAGANKNKPKDDTAPKASVITPALMVLTAFFTLLSLSTSGINNFGVVALMGGYGASFSTANIALTAFLGASAAGVLAGGYLADWTHRHSQLAAACFAVNAALVLLIALLNLPPVALTLAMGLAGFLGGVIAPSRDMMVRNAAPPGAAGRAFGIVSTGFNFGGIVSPLLFGWIMDQHMPHWVFGASVCFMVLTVLLALVTERKPQASELAIQAQPR; encoded by the coding sequence ATGGTCGACATTCTGGCCGCACCGCAGCAAGCGAAGGCCGACAGCGCGCTGCGCACGCTGACGGGGATTTCGGTCGCCCATTGGGTCAGCCATTTCCATATCTTCGTGCTGCCGATGCTGTTCCCGTTCCTGAAGCAGCAGCTCGGCGTCGGCTATGTCGAGCTCGGTTTCGCACTGACGGTGTTTGCGGTGGTCTCCGGCCTGACCCAGGCGCCGATCGGCTACCTCGCCGACCACATCGGCGCGCGCAAGATCCTGCTGATCGGGCTCACCGTCGGTGGCTGTGCGCTGATCGGGCTCGGCCTGCATTTGAGCTATACCTCGCTGATCGTCTGCGCCGTGCTGCTCGGCCTCGCCAACAGCGTCTACCATCCGGCCGATTACGCGATCCTCTCGGCCCATATGGACGAGGCGCGGATGGGCCGCGCCTTCTCGATCCACACCTTTGCCGGCTTCCTCGGCGGCGCGGTGGCGCCTGCGATCATGGCAGCGCTGGTCGCTTCGATCGGCGGCCTCGGCGCGCTGGTCGTCGCCGGCGCGGTCGGACCGCTGGTGGCGCTGTTCCTGATCGTGCTCGGGATTCCCGATGCCGGCGCCAACAAGAACAAGCCGAAGGACGACACCGCGCCGAAAGCCAGCGTGATCACCCCGGCGCTGATGGTGCTGACCGCCTTCTTCACGCTGCTCAGCCTGTCGACCTCGGGCATCAACAATTTCGGCGTGGTCGCGCTGATGGGGGGCTACGGCGCGTCGTTCTCGACCGCCAACATCGCGCTCACCGCGTTCCTCGGCGCCAGCGCCGCGGGCGTGCTCGCCGGCGGGTATCTCGCCGACTGGACCCATCGCCACAGCCAGCTCGCCGCGGCCTGCTTCGCGGTCAATGCCGCGCTGGTGCTGCTGATCGCGCTGCTGAACCTGCCGCCGGTGGCACTCACGCTCGCGATGGGGCTTGCCGGCTTCCTCGGCGGCGTGATCGCGCCGTCGCGCGACATGATGGTGCGCAACGCGGCGCCTCCCGGCGCCGCCGGCCGCGCCTTCGGCATCGTCTCCACCGGCTTCAACTTCGGCGGCATCGTCAGCCCGCTATTGTTCGGCTGGATCATGGACCAGCACATGCCGCATTGGGTGTTCGGCGCGTCCGTGTGCTTCATGGTGCTGACCGTGCTGCTCGCGCTGGTCACCGAGCGCAAGCCGCAGGCCTCCGAGCTCGCCATCCAGGCGCAGCCCCGTTAG
- a CDS encoding TonB-dependent receptor encodes MIAPTIIISTARAQQAPSPDQLPAIEVTRPNDQNFTRARPAADEAPAPRRPAPGTPQGNNVGSGAGSNTTGTGAASGTGGTGGGRQFAGIVGSSSAVITADDIAHSPSQSLPEILAQVPGVQLQSLYGGPNGAKTSVDLRGFGAFASDNTLFLLNGRRLNDVDKAGFDLTTIPLDSIERIEITRGNTGAVLYGDNAVGGVVNIITKTGAGGPPATMRAEGGFGSFNTRMAAVSAALNSGPWSTSFYGNGIKSDGYRVNNALDQRNAVGNVNYTTSDLTAFLTVTGSDQKLGLPGGRLVDPSIGVNELLTDRRGAATPFDYANQQTASVTAGFTKTLINGVDLIVDGGWRQRETQSGFFGTVPTINFASTYNDAALETWSITPRLSVKNVMLGMPSTILTGIDHYDSTFREARGAYRGVDPYHIYNIEQQTVAGYWQHTLGLLPTTDFSYGARVQNTSVSARDRYDPNAPFAFDTQAAPLDSNETQYALHVGAEHRFTDTFSVFGRAARAFRTPDVDERVASGPAFDPVTFAPIPQNFQLKTQTSQDVEGGFRVRTNLFQVQTSVYLMDLENEIHFNPVLFYNVNLDPTRRYGSETSASLRVSDSVTLRGGMAITRAVFREGIWAGNDVPLVSRTTGNLGVTWNIWQNYLVFDATVRAWSSRIMDNDQANTQSKIPGNATADIKLSGQYDRFFWSLSVNNLFDALYYDYAIASSFTAGRFSAYPLPGRTYMVKAGATF; translated from the coding sequence ATGATCGCGCCGACAATCATCATCTCCACCGCGCGGGCGCAGCAGGCGCCCTCTCCCGATCAGCTGCCGGCCATCGAAGTCACCCGGCCGAACGACCAGAATTTCACCCGCGCCAGGCCGGCCGCTGACGAGGCGCCGGCGCCGCGCCGCCCGGCGCCGGGCACCCCGCAAGGCAACAATGTAGGCAGCGGAGCCGGATCGAACACGACAGGGACTGGAGCAGCCTCCGGAACTGGCGGCACTGGCGGCGGCCGCCAGTTCGCCGGCATCGTCGGCTCCTCCTCGGCCGTGATCACCGCCGACGACATCGCGCATTCGCCATCGCAATCGCTGCCCGAGATTCTCGCGCAGGTGCCGGGCGTCCAGCTGCAATCGCTCTATGGCGGCCCGAACGGCGCCAAAACCTCGGTCGACCTGCGCGGCTTCGGCGCATTCGCCTCCGACAACACCCTGTTCCTGCTCAACGGCCGCCGCCTCAACGACGTCGACAAGGCCGGCTTCGATCTCACCACGATCCCGCTGGATTCGATCGAGCGCATCGAGATCACCCGCGGCAACACCGGCGCGGTGCTCTATGGCGACAATGCGGTCGGCGGCGTGGTCAACATCATCACCAAGACCGGCGCCGGCGGTCCGCCGGCCACGATGCGCGCCGAAGGTGGCTTTGGCTCGTTCAACACCCGCATGGCCGCGGTGTCCGCGGCGCTCAATTCCGGCCCGTGGTCGACCTCGTTCTACGGCAACGGCATCAAGTCCGACGGCTACCGCGTCAACAATGCGCTCGACCAGCGCAACGCCGTCGGCAACGTCAACTACACGACATCCGATCTCACCGCCTTCCTCACCGTCACCGGCAGCGACCAGAAGCTCGGCCTGCCCGGCGGGCGCCTAGTCGATCCGTCGATCGGCGTCAACGAGCTGCTCACCGATCGCAGAGGCGCGGCAACGCCGTTCGACTATGCCAATCAGCAGACCGCCAGCGTCACCGCCGGCTTCACCAAGACGCTGATCAACGGCGTCGACCTCATCGTCGACGGCGGCTGGCGGCAGCGCGAGACGCAAAGCGGTTTCTTCGGCACCGTGCCGACCATCAACTTCGCCTCGACCTACAATGACGCGGCGCTCGAAACCTGGTCAATCACGCCACGCCTCAGCGTCAAGAACGTCATGCTCGGCATGCCGTCGACGATCCTGACCGGCATCGACCATTACGATTCGACCTTCCGCGAGGCGCGCGGCGCCTATCGGGGCGTCGATCCCTATCACATCTACAATATCGAGCAGCAGACCGTGGCCGGATACTGGCAGCATACGCTGGGCCTGCTGCCGACGACCGATTTCTCTTACGGTGCGCGCGTGCAAAACACGAGCGTCTCGGCGCGCGATCGATACGATCCGAATGCGCCGTTTGCCTTCGACACGCAGGCGGCACCGCTCGACAGCAACGAGACCCAATACGCACTGCATGTCGGCGCCGAGCATCGCTTCACCGACACCTTCTCGGTGTTCGGCCGTGCCGCGCGCGCCTTCCGCACGCCCGACGTCGACGAGCGCGTGGCATCAGGGCCGGCGTTCGATCCCGTGACCTTCGCCCCGATCCCGCAGAACTTCCAGCTCAAGACCCAGACGTCGCAGGACGTCGAGGGCGGCTTCCGGGTCAGGACCAATCTGTTTCAGGTGCAGACCAGCGTCTATCTGATGGATCTGGAGAACGAGATCCATTTCAACCCGGTGCTGTTCTACAACGTCAACCTCGATCCCACCCGCCGCTACGGCAGCGAGACCAGCGCCTCGCTCCGGGTGAGCGACAGCGTCACCCTGCGCGGCGGCATGGCGATCACCCGCGCGGTGTTCCGCGAAGGCATCTGGGCCGGCAACGACGTGCCGCTGGTGTCGCGCACCACCGGCAATCTCGGCGTGACCTGGAATATCTGGCAGAACTATCTGGTGTTCGACGCCACGGTGCGGGCCTGGAGCTCGCGCATCATGGACAACGACCAGGCCAACACCCAGAGCAAAATTCCCGGCAACGCCACCGCCGATATCAAGCTGAGCGGGCAATATGACCGCTTCTTCTGGTCGCTCAGCGTGAACAATCTGTTCGACGCGCTCTACTACGACTACGCGATCGCGAGCTCGTTCACGGCCGGCCGCTTCTCGGCCTATCCGCTGCCCGGCCGCACCTACATGGTCAAGGCCGGCGCGACGTTCTAG